A region of Vespula vulgaris chromosome 1, iyVesVulg1.1, whole genome shotgun sequence DNA encodes the following proteins:
- the LOC127062522 gene encoding FH1/FH2 domain-containing protein 3 isoform X3 has translation MSLTCRVQYLNDVDPFAYASSYPEPPRPPVHTFSATLPLINQLAAVHRLLRAPHRLDDTALQLYKDGDYGAYLDLEASISEQQEEFEGFQTNRKNSIVLRTQLSVRVHTIIEKLLNSEGRELRRALFSLKQIFQEDKDLVHEFVQNDGLACLIKVGSEADQNYQNYILRALGQVMLYVDGMNGVIEHGQTVQWLYTLIASRFRLVVKTALKLLLVFVEYVETNSLLLVRAVRSVDTSRGMIPWTNVMKLLKDYDAADTELLIYATTLVNKCLNGIPDQDTYYDQVDCLEEQGIEGIIQRYMSKQGTDLDLLRQFQIYEAVLHHEDGNDRGSPIRQLDDNIRKTLRNRKSLVDSHERRKSRRHSTGTSPLSMSLNARLSPRSNHSLGLSSLNNTLNSSLPDDDDESSSSQSSQGHLGEVQLNGSYKENKVDVGVTPALRRRRERAERQRSFIREQQEATANMRASVGHSDDQESSFSSNGLRYTNGTSYERKTDSPSNKLSRTNNRKDLTPLMNTANKLDSEEKKPWYGKSPDESVECDEGNHTDDDENRRVVLQLKREGTVKDLTQKLTAQNLIPSSPVDEKVSRIGDMSGLISKAKEGLAKSKSKADVLKSPTGDNLPKVQEVKKSENELHWEELVKKLKRPLALCDLDFTDLNSEDEIDVLGPVNVTNGVPPPPPPMVPAPPPSILPPNSGTKPPPPLPHLPPPLFSPLNLKSTRSPMNNDPANSSRNPSLTSPASTLTIKKSKKTVKLFWKEVRDDPIILSRLDKNKMIWDELSPVPVDTQKLEHLFESRAKDLITKKQQEMNKNKEIIVLDHKRSNAINIGMTKLPPPRSIKTAILKMDATIMNREGIEKLLTMLPTEEERSRIQEAQAANPDLPLGSAEQFLLTLASISELPARLKLWAFKLDFENSEKEIADPLMDLKQGMETLRVNKTFRGILSTLLSIGIFLNGNEVKGFQLEYLAKVPEVKDTVHKHSLLHHLCYMVMEKFPDSTDLYSEIGAVTRASKIDFDELAANIGKLENECKASWDHLKLIAKHDGSTMMKVKMSDFLADCAERIIVLGIVHRRIINRFHKFILWLGIPLHRVQDTKPNEFCRIVSEFALEYRTTRERVIQQLEKKANHRERNKTRGKMITEVGKFRTKEDRADAELRQLLGSDISDVESIHGTLPWRRQRKDGRTTLGPLLRDEGTNGNLTDGDDELLESLVKTATKTPATRTTPRERKRTRHADRKSLKRSRTRENNTTPEGYQP, from the exons CCGGAAGAACTCAATCGTTCTCAGGACTCAACTCTCTGTGAGGGTTCACACCATCATAG AAAAACTGCTGAACAGCGAGGGTCGCGAACTACGACGAGCTCTCTTTTCCCTCAAGCAGATCTTTCAG GAGGACAAAGACCTGGTGCACGAGTTCGTGCAAAACGATGGATTGGCTTGCCTCATCAAGGTCGGCAGCGAGGCCGATCagaattatcaaaattatatactacGAG CCCTCGGTCAGGTGATGCTCTACGTGGATGGCATGAATGGCGTAATAGAGCATGGTCAGACGGTACAGTGGTTATACACCCTTATAGCCAGTCGCTTTCGTTTGGTCGTAAAAACGGCTTTGAAGTTGTTGCTGGTCTTCGTCGAATACGTGGAAACGAACAGTTTGTTGCTCGTTCGCGCTGTACGTTCGGTGGACACGTCAAGAGGTATGATACCATGGACGAACGTAATGAAGCTTTTGAAGGATTACGATGCCGCTGACACAGAACTTCTAATATACGCGACGACCTTGGTAAATAAGTGTTTGAATGGTATCCCCGATCAAGACACTTATTACGATCAAGTAGACTGTCTCGAGGAGCAAGGAATCGAGGGTATTATTCAAAGATATATGTCGAAACAAGGAACAGATCTCGATCTTCTTAGACAGTTTCAAATTTATGAGGCTGTACTCCATCATGAAGATGGTAACGACCGAGGATCACCAATTCGACAGCTCGATGACAATATCAG GAAGACCCTACGCAACCGGAAGTCTCTTGTGGATTCTCACGAGCGTCGAAAGTCCCGCAGGCACTCGACCGGCACGTCGCCGCTCTCGATGTCCTTGAACGCTCGCTTAAGTCCTCGCTCGAACCATTCTTTGGGGCTTAGCTCCCTGAACAACACCTTAAATTCGAGTCTGcccgatgacgatgacgagtCGAGTAGCTCTCAAAGTTCTCAAGGACATCTTGGCGAAGTTCAGCTCAATGGCAGCTATAAGGAGAATAAAG TCGACGTTGGCGTGACACCAGCTTTGAGACGTAGAAGAGAACGAGCGGAGAGACAAAGGAGTTTCATTAGGGAGCAACAAGAGGCTACCGCGAATATGAGAGCGTCGGTCGGCCATTCGGACGATCAGGAGA gTTCATTCTCGTCGAACGGTTTACGATACACCAATGGCACGTcctacgaaagaaaaacggacTCTCCATCGAACAAACTCTCCCGGACGAATAACAGGAAGGATTTAACACCGCTAATGAACACCGCGAACAAGCTCGATTCCGAGGAGAAGAAGCCTTGGTACGGTAAGAGTCCCGATGAGAGTGTCGAGTGCGACGAGGGCAATCataccgacgacgacgagaatcGTCGAGTGGTTTTGCAACTGAAACGAGAAGGTACCGTGAAGGATCTTACGCAGAAATTAACGGCACAAAATCTCATACCGAGTAGTCCTGTCGATGAAAAGGTTTCGAG GATAGGAGATATGAGCGGCTTGATCTCGAAGGCTAAAGAGGGCCTGGCTAAATCAAAGTCCAAGGCCGACGTATTAAAATCACCGACAGGCGACAATCTGCCAAAGGTACAGGAAGTAAAGAAGTCCGAGAATGAGTTGCACTGGGAAGAGCTCGTTAAGAAGTTGAAGAGGCCCTTGGCTCTCTGTGACCTTGACTTTACGGATTTGAATTCGGAAGATGAGATCGACGTTTTAGGACCGGTAAACGTGACGAATGGCGTTCCACCGCCTCCACCACCGATGGTACCAGCTCCACCTCCTTCAATATTGCCTCCGAATTCTGGTACCAAACCTCCACCTCCTTTACCTCATCTTCCACCACCTCTTTTTTCACCTCTCAATCTTAAATCCACGAGATCCCCGATGAACAACGATCCAGCTAACTCTTCTAGGAATCCATCCTTGACCTCTCCAGCCTCGACCTTGACCATAAAGAAGAGCAAGAAAACCGTGAAGCTCTTCTGGAAAGAAGTCAGGGACGATCCCATCATCCTTTCGAGATTAGACAAGAACAAAATGATCTGGGACGAGCTCTCACCAGTCCCTGTTGACACGCAGAAGCTCGAACATTTATTTGAGAGCAGAGCCAAGGATCTTATCACTAAG AAGCAGCAGGAAATGAACAAGAATAAAGAGATCATCGTACTCGACCATAAAAGATCAAACGCGATCAATATTGGGATGACAAAATTGCCACCGCCAAGATCGATCAAAACGGCCATTTTAAAGATGGATGCGACTATTATGAACAGAGAGGGTATCGAG AAACTCCTGACGATGCTACCtacggaagaagaaagatcgaggATACAAGAGGCACAGGCTGCGAATCCCGATCTTCCTTTGGGATCGGCAGAACAGTTTCTTCTCACTTTAGCATCGATATCGGAATTGCCAGCGAGATTGAAGCTCTGGGCATTTAAACtggactttgaaaattctgAGAAG GAAATTGCGGACCCTTTGATGGATCTCAAGCAGGGAATGGAGACGCTTCGAGTGAATAAAACCTTTCGCGGGATTCTAAGCACGCTCCTTTCGATCGGGATATTTCTCAACGGAAACGAG GTGAAGGGCTTTCAGCTGGAATACCTCGCCAAAGTACCTGAAGTAAAGGACACCGTTCACAAGCACTCGCTACTTCATCACCTCTGCTATATGGTGATGGAAAAGTTTCCGGATTCCACAGACCTTTATTCCgag ATCGGTGCAGTGACACGTGCTTCAAAGATCGACTTCGACGAATTGGCTGCAAACATTGGGAAACTCGAAAACGAGTGCAAGGCGTCGTGGGATCATTTAAAATTGATAGCCAAACACGATGGTTCGACCATGATGAAGGTCAA GATGTCTGACTTTCTGGCCGACTGTGCAGAAAGGATAATAGTCCTGGGTATCGTTCACAGGCGtattataaatcgatttcaCAAGTTCATACTCTGGCTTGGTATACCACTCCACAGAGTACAGGACACCAAGCCGAACGAGTTTTGTAGAATAGTATCGGAGTTTGCTCTCGAATATAGAACGACGCGGGAACGGGTGATACAGCAACTCGAGAAGAAAGCCAAtcatcgagaaagaaataagacaaGAGGGAAGATGATCACCGAG GTCGGTAAGTTTAGGACGAAAGAGGATCGAGCGGACGCCGAACTAAGGCAACTCCTCGGAAGTGACATTTCCGACGTCGAAAGTATTCATGGTACGCTACCCTGGAGAAGGCAAAGAAAGGATG GACGCACCACGCTGGGACCTTTGCTGAGAGATGAAGGTACGAACGGTAATCTCACCGACGGGGATGACGAGCTTCTAGAATCTCTCGTAAAAACTGCAACGAAGACGCCAGCTACGAGGACGACACCGAGGGAACGTAAAAGGACAAGACACGCCGATCGTAAGTCTT TGAAGCGATCGCGCACACGGGAGAACAACACCACGCCGGAAGGGTATCAACCCTAA